The genomic region ccaaattgataaagtacacagacattttaggtttgataaagtacacggtcgtttacaaccttcagtgtatatactcattatttcactgactggtgctaaaacgagttattttaaatttatttattattactattcttcaaattcattattgaacattgctccaTGTATGAAAAGACGCATTGTAATGAAGGGGAATGGaagaatgaacgcgttttaacagttattgggcggacaccatttttaaatttttagtaacagtgaccttagccccacacccctcaaaagcaatctcaagctagctctttacataagctacccacacaccaagtttaatcaatatcggtcaatgctatcaaaagttatttggtaaaacatttttctatttcaagtaacagtgacattgaccgtagcccctccccactcaaaagcaatcccaagctagctcttcacatgctacatacacaccaagtttcatcaatatctgtcaatcctaactaaagttattggacggaaaccatttttctatttttagtaatagtgaccttgaacttagcccctccccactcaaaaggaATTCctagctagctcttcacataagctacctacacactaagtttcatcaatatctatcaatgctaacttatgttattgggcagaagccatttttctatttttagtaacagtcgaccttgaccttagccccacacccctcaaaagcaatcccaagctagctctgtacataagctacctacacaccaagtttcatcaatatcggtcaatgctaacttaagttattgggcagaaactatttttctattttaagtaacagtgaccttaaccatttttctattttaagtaatagtgaccttgaccttagcccctccccactcaaaagcaatcccaagctagctcttaacataagcaacttacacaccaagtttcatcaatatctatcaatgctaactaaagttattgggcagaaaccatttttctattttaagtaacagtgaccttgaccttagctcctcccccctcaatagcaatctcAAACAAGCTAtccacataagctacctacacaccaactttcgtcaatatctatcaatgctgactaaagttattgggcagagaccatttttctatttttagtaacagtgaccttgaccttagcccacccccctcaaaagcaatcccaagcttgctcttcccataagctacctacacaccaagtttcatcaatatcaatcaatgctaactaaagttattgaacagaaaccaatgtttgacgcccgcccgcccgtctgcccgcccaacgacaacctcattctaataacccggttttcgttgaaaacctggttaacaaCAACATCTTGTAGACCACGATAGAAGGCATTCTGgtcaattgccatcgtttttgcgggaaagtgttgacacagacacaggttagtttttagctttatttttccgcagagaaataagaatatactaacaattatacttttattatgcctcccctcgtgtagaggttaagatttgccgtcgtctgactgtgttttaaacgttttttaggggttgcgtttttcacataataatgtggtccgtgtttcagtggacaggatcgtttagttttatgatgctgattacacgatcaaacactcattgcgtggcagtaatatagtgttttttataaattatattcaagtactgacattgccagcatttctcgctaacttgtgacagtacatgtcttttttataggTGCAGCAATTACCGcgagacaaagttgcacgtttACAAATATTGTGGCAAAACTGCTCTTTCAAGACTTGAAGATAAACGAAAGACGCGAAAGCGGCCAATTGAAGCTAACCTGTGGTGTGTGTGGGCTCAAATTGGGTGACACGACCAATCTCAGTGACCAGATTTCTACTAGACACAGGGGAATGACACGTTACAAATGCCTACAGTGTCGCTcagcattcaagttcaaatctggactcagcaggcacgttaaggcgaaacacacctaatcaggacacattgaaagatcacaatggtctagttagaagtgcattccagtatgttgccgagttaaaataacgttttgatgagtttaacattttattaagataaatagcaaaacgtactgttaccaaatggtgttctttcaaaatgttcgtttgtcttacagtactgaaacaaatgctgtgtaaaattagtatgaaaatggattgagcataaaacattttcacaaggttaagagatgcattgttgtcattttcccattgatgtcctataaactcttaactgcatgtatcttatataattcagcaagctttgaaacacaattattttgtaatcacatttcagcctttagtctagaacattctaatgttccatgctcagctcttatctagatgttcaagtcttagtcctagcctgtaagttggtaatctagtgtgctctcattcctccttgctgtttcccatctaactccgagcctccatctttacaatgcgttcctgtctgtattgttcgaacgaccgcagttttactgatgtagatcagataatatttgttcagagtgaaccaaataaaagattcagcgttacctgaaaggtatgaacaatatgctttaaatgtggaaatatatataaactaattgtgatatgcctattttattgttttaaatcacatcaaaataggaacattcatgaaatttataatcaccataaacgggccgctaactacagacatgttttattcgccgtcagtccagattataatttataagtaaaactatctgatttttgaagaaatgtatgtatgattctgtattgatctgcatatttaagactaatcgaacttataatggcagactttctcttaaattattccatagactatctttcaactcctcattaaatatgattgctaaatatttagttatttaggtgtgcgttataatgcaaaatttattgaaacaacttaaataaaaactaagcactatacattctgacttcacgaatagaaaatgcttatataactattagtttgtaaaccgcactctactttcaaacataaactaaaatgaccgtgtactttatcatcctaaaatgtccgtgtactttatcaatttggttttagttcatttttacctttgaaataactagaagttaatcaatacacgctgaaaactttaaaatacataaaatttgcttaaaataagatttgtgtatgaattatttacgcctaacatgaagtaaagcgatagatttgtcaaaagccgtgtactttgccttagatttcaactctgagaaaacagttggtcaagattttcaggaaaactttaggatattagagaaaattctttattaccgtggatagagctcttaaatgcggggtttatggtctttatttcacaaaaattctccaaatattaagaaagttatctttaaaaaccttacctgaatcgagacttgttgacatttgttgccgtgcactttaccaaaaaagtcacgtgggttctccaccgtgataTATGTCAAGACGAATGGGAATGGAATAACCTTAAGAGCCGCATGTTTTAACATTGACCGTGTCAATGTGTTCATTCCAAGTTTCCCCAGCTGTGAAATACCTATTCACAGCGCTGCTGAGTTTTATTGTTCACAAACCATATATGCCACACTTGTGACATTCTCTGCCAAATCTATCACTTATCTGAATGATTTGGTCATATTtaccaataaaaataatacaaatttcacAGCACAACATATGTGTAAAACGCGCATCGAAACAAAAGTGACGATATGACGATATGTGTGAATCGccgtgtgtgtataccacgtgataaattgcgtcataaatgctacgtcggaaggcgatattttgatttgaaaaaagactttaaacaaagatatcttcactattacttcaccattttaaatgaaacatagcgcagtctacgccgcttacggagtcctaccttcggtcttttaccagaatttgattgcgagtttagtttcttaattaaaacacttcgacaaaccttttcacaatacggccgtctgacggagctctgtcaaaacattattttggaaacaggtttgtcgaagtgtttgatgaaactaatgacctcataaAATTTCGGAAATacaacaaatgcggggctctttaagcggtatatattgccctttgtttaatttaaaatggtgttgtaaatgaaaagttatctttgatttaagtcttcattttaagcaatgttttgccttccgacgtaggagatatgacgtaatttatcacgtggtatacacacactgatatttGTCACACGCgaaaagaaatgtacaaacggaataaaattgaatttgGACTATATTTTGTATACTGGTACCCTCTATCATTGTTCTccaaaaatgtacattttgttCGAAAAGTAACGTAGGGTACCATTCTGATATTATTGGACCAGGGTTCACGAGACTGCTGCGCTTCTGGGAAACACGGTCGGCTACTTCGCTACTAATTTGTTCGCTTGTCCATCCGTCCACCGATTTGTAACGCGGGTACCTGCATATTGTCAAATTAGGCAGAGGCGAAAATGGCCAAATGTGTGGGAAAAATACGTGTATAGAGTAATGAATTAcctacaatatatttttattcaatacttgGTCTTAGGTTGTAAGAGTAGATcatgtattaataatttaatagcAAATGGTTTTGACGACTCACCGGCTCGATCTCTAATTTATATGTCAACGCCCTTTTTGAAACTCGACCCAGGTGTCGGTTCTGCATTCTGAAAGTAGTTCCAGGAAACTGGAATTcgtagtgtgtgtttttttcagctacaaaatacatacataaaattCGGGGACACATGTACCCCTGATTTATCCCACTTACCAAGAGCCGACTGACCTCGATCCGATCGGATAGAAAATCGTTGATTCTAAACATGTGAGTAATCTTAGTTGCAAGAACTTCTTTCACAAGCCATCTTATACAAATATAACTAAGACGGGTCCGACGAGCTCAGGACTGGACTAAATTTCGAAGATATAATTCACAAACAATGCGGAAGGCGGTAAATAGGCATAGTGTTATTCCCTTTTTGTTCGTCTTTGCATCCTAAATAATAGATGTACCTTCATAAGATATGCTTTGccacatgtacatttaaaatgaGGTTGTCATTATTTACAGGCATTGATTTTATTGGTAGTGGTGTCAGTGCTTATGGGCATTGTTTCTCTGCCGGCATTGTTCAAATGTCAGTAATGTCTGCGCCTGTGCATTGTTTCAATATCTGTGTAATCATTGTTCATTGCTATTGTTCGTTGTCAATATTGTAATTGCTCATGGGCATTATTTGACAGTGTTGTTATTTCTTAGGGAAAGTGACTCACTGTCAGTGTTGTTATTTCTTAGGGAAAGTGGCTCACTGTCAGTGTTGTTATTTCTTAGGGAAAGTGGCTCACTGTCAGTGTTGTTATTTCTTAGGGAAAGTGGCTCACTGTCAGTGTTGTTATTTCTTAGGGAAAGTGGCTCACTGTCAGTGTTGTTATTTCTTAGGGAAAGTGGCTCACTGTCAGTGTTGTTATTTCTTAGGGAAAGTGGCTCACTGTCAGTGTTGTTATTTCTTAGGGAAAGTGGCTCACTGTCAGTGTTGTTATTTCTTAGGGAAAGTGGCTCACTGTCAGTGTTGTTATTTCTTAGGGAAAGTGGCTCACTGTCAGTGTTGTTATTTCTTAGGGAAAGTGGCTCACTGTCAGTGTTGTTATTTCTTAGGGAAAGTGGCTCACTGTCAGTGTTGTTATTTCTTAGGGAAAGTGGCTCACTGTCAGTGTTGTTATTTCTTAGGGAAAGTGGCTCACTGTCAGTGTTGTTATTTCTTAGGGAAAGTGGCTCACTGTCAGTGTTGTTATTTCTTAGGGAAAGTGGCTCACTGTCAGTGTTGTTATTTCTTAGGGAAAGTGGCTCACTGTCAGTGTTGTTATTTCTTAGGGAAAGTGGCTCACTGTCAGTGTTGTTATTTCTTAGGGAAAGTGGCTCACTGTCAGTGTTGTTATTTCTTAGGGAAAGTGGCTCACTGTCAGTGTTGTTATTTCTTAGGGAAAGTGGCTCACTGTCAGTGTTGTTATTTCTTAGGGAAAGTGGCTCACTGTCAGTGTTGTTATTTCTTAGGGAAAGTGGCTCACTGTCAGTGTTGTTATTTCTTAGGGAAAGTGGCTCACTGTCAGTGTTGTTATTTCTTAGGGAAAGTGGCTCACTGTCAGTGTTGTTATTTCTTAGGGAAAGTGGCTCACTGTCAGTGTTGTTATTTCTTAGGGAAAGTGGCtcactggcagtgttgttattgctccTGAACATTGTTTCTCTGGCAGTgctgtcattgc from Mya arenaria isolate MELC-2E11 chromosome 3, ASM2691426v1 harbors:
- the LOC128225942 gene encoding putative uncharacterized protein DDB_G0286901 — protein: MSMSNDSTARETMFRSNDSTARETMSMSNDSTARETMFRSNNNTASEPLSLRNNNTDSEPLSLRNNNTDSEPLSLRNNNTDSEPLSLRNNNTDSEPLSLRNNNTDSEPLSLRNNNTDSEPLSLRNNNTDSEPLSLRNNNTDSEPLSLRNNNTDSEPLSLRNNNTDSEPLSLRNNNTDSEPLSLRNNNTDSEPLSLRNNNTDSEPLSLRNNNTDSEPLSLRNNNTDSEPLSLRNNNTDSEPLSLRNNNTDSEPLSLRNNNTDSEPLSLRNNNTDSEPLSLRNNNTDSEPLSLRNNNTDSEPLSLRNNNTDSEPLSLRNNNTDSEPLSLRNNNTDSEPLSLRNNNTDSEPLSLRNNNTDSESLSLRNNNTVK